A window of Streptomyces sp. SAI-127 contains these coding sequences:
- a CDS encoding haloacid dehalogenase type II, which produces MPIPSFQFRPKYVSFDCYGTLIEWPMTPITRELVGDRIPAEHWDQFVREFRGYRYDQVRGEYYPYEQVLQDSFERVCRKWGVKAAPDAGKRFADGVRGWGPHADVPEPLKKMGEHYKLVIFSNAEDSFLEESVPRLGADFHAVFTAEQAGYYKPRYAAFEYMLDQLDASPEDFVHVSSHTRYDLMPMHDLGFRNLILLDRGYDPVTHGYDYVPVKSLDELNTMLGI; this is translated from the coding sequence ATGCCCATTCCGTCGTTTCAGTTCCGGCCGAAGTACGTCTCGTTCGACTGCTACGGCACGTTGATCGAGTGGCCCATGACCCCCATCACGCGTGAGCTCGTCGGCGACCGGATCCCCGCGGAGCACTGGGATCAGTTCGTCCGGGAGTTCCGCGGCTACCGCTACGACCAGGTCCGCGGCGAGTACTACCCCTACGAGCAGGTGCTGCAGGACTCCTTCGAGCGGGTCTGCCGCAAGTGGGGTGTGAAGGCGGCGCCGGACGCGGGCAAGCGGTTCGCCGACGGCGTGCGCGGCTGGGGCCCGCACGCCGACGTGCCCGAGCCGCTGAAGAAGATGGGCGAGCACTACAAGCTGGTGATCTTCTCCAACGCTGAGGACTCTTTCCTGGAGGAGAGCGTGCCCCGGCTCGGGGCGGACTTCCACGCGGTCTTCACCGCGGAGCAGGCCGGCTACTACAAGCCCCGGTACGCAGCGTTCGAGTACATGCTCGACCAGCTCGACGCGTCCCCCGAGGACTTCGTGCACGTCTCCTCGCACACCCGCTACGACCTGATGCCGATGCACGACTTGGGCTTCCGCAACCTGATCCTCCTGGACCGGGGCTACGACCCGGTCACCCACGGCTACGACTACGTGCCGGTGAAGTCCCTGGACGAGCTCAACACCATGCTCGGCATCTGA